The Penicillium oxalicum strain HP7-1 chromosome IV, whole genome shotgun sequence genome contains a region encoding:
- a CDS encoding High-affinity glucose transporter, whose amino-acid sequence MYAVGNIYVIAAVSVIGGGLFGFDISSMSAILGTTAYKCYFNQGPEGPPFNDSEYCSGLSSLHQGGVTAAMPAGSWLGALISGFVSDRLGRKYSIMVGCIIWMIGSAIICASQNVGMLAAGRVINGLSVGIESAQVPVYISELAPPHLRGRLVGSQQWAITWGILIMYYISFGCSYIGGDTATNYSTSVFRIPWGVQMVPAILLFLGMIFLPESPRWLARKDRWEECKNVLTLVHGKGDPNSPLVQNEMHEIGEMCEFERRNADVTYFELFKPTMIHRTFIGIWTQIWSQLTGMNVMMYYITYVFSMAGYSGNANLLASSIQYIINVVMTVPALIWVDRWGRRPTLLIGAGLMMIWMYANAGIMASYGTPVPGGINGVPEESMRLSGASAKGLIACTYLFVASYAPTWGPVSWVYPPELYPLRVRGKAVAMATSANWAFNTALGLFVPVAFANIRWETYIIFGVFLTAMWLHVFFLFPETAGKTLEETTQIFEDPHGIPYIGTPAWKTRVGSRSLATSRGDIEGLGENKSAVAHDESASAASS is encoded by the exons ATGTACGCCGTGGGGAACATCTATGTGATTGCGGCCGTCTCCGTGATTGGAGGCGGCCTGTTTGGCTTTGATATCTCGTCCATGTCGGCCATTCTCGGCACGACGGCATACAAGTGCTATTTCAACCAGGGCCCCGAGGGCCCTCCCTTCAATGATTCCGAGTACTGCTCGGGATTGAGCTCCCTCCATCAAGGTGGTGTCACCGCCGCCATGCCCGCCGGTTCCTGGCTGGGTGCGTTGATCTCTGGCTTCGTTTCCGATCGTCTGGGACGAAAGTACTCTATTATGGTGGGATGTATCATCTG GATGATCGGTTCCGCTATTATCTGCGCGTCTCAAAATGTCGGCATGCTGGCCGCGGGCCGTGTGATCAACGGTCTCTCCGTCGGAATTGAATCTGCCCAGGTGCCAGTCTACATCTCCGAGCTCGCCCCGCCTCATCTGCGCGGCCGTCTGGTCGGATCTCAGCAATGGGCCATCACCTGGGGTATTTTGATCATGTACTATATCTCCTTTGGCTGCTCCTACATTGGGGGTGACACCGCCACCAACTACAGCACCTCTGTCTTCCGCATTCCCTGGGGCGTGCAGATGGTGCCCGccatccttctcttcctcggcatgATATTCCTCCCCGAGTCTCCGCGCTGGCTGGCCCGCAAGGATCGGTGGGAGGAATGCAAAAACGTCTTGACGCTCGTTCACGGCAAGGGCGATCCCAACAGCCCCCTGGTGCAGAATGAAATGCATGAGATTGGTGAGATGTGCGAGTTTGAGCGTCGCAACGCGGACGTCACCTACtttgagctcttcaagcCCACGATGATCCACCGGACCTTTATCGGCATCTGGACGCAGATCTGGTCGCAATTGACCGGTATGAACGTGATGATGTACTATATCACCTACGTGTTCAGCATGGCTGGCTACTCGGGGAACGCCAATTTGCTCGCCTCCTCAATTCAGTACATCATCAACGTGGTGATGACCGTCCCCGCTCTGATCTGGGTGGACCGATGGGGTCGTCGTCCGACGCTCCTGATCGGTGCTGGCCTGATGATGATCTGGATGTACGCCAATGCCGGCATCATGGCCAGCTACGGTACGCCCGTCCCCGGTGGAATCAATGGTGTTCCGGAAGAGTCCATGCGTCTCTCGGGGGCCTCCGCCAAGGGTCTGATTGCCTGTACATACCTGTTCGTCGCCTCCTACGCCCCCACCTGGGGTCCCGTCTCGTGGGTGTACCCCCCGGAGCTGTACCCCCTGCGTGTCCGGGGTAAGGCtgtggccatggccacctcTGCTAACTGGGCCTTCAACACCGCGCTGGGACTGTTCGTCCCAGTGGCCTTTGCCAATATCCGGTGGGAGACGTACATCATCTTCGGTGTCTTCTTGACCGCGATGTGGCTCCATGTCTTCTTCCTGTTCCCCGAGACTGCCGGTAAGACCTTGGAGGAAACCACCCAGATCTTTGAGGATCCCCACGGCATCCCATACATTGGCACCCCCGCTTGGAAGACTCGGGTTGGCTCTCGGTCGCTGGCGACCTCTCGCGGGGACATTGAGGGACTGGGTGAGAACAAGTCCGCGGTGGCGCATGACGAGTCTGCTTCTGCGGCTTCTTCGTAg
- a CDS encoding Sphingosine N-acyltransferase lac1 produces the protein MVRPRGRSQLGVDIRGDTSAPAMSTMNEISPIEPTSPDLSKQLESRMADKLPGKTQSKRRRNRSLLHRFADTCLRYTWLLPLILTLFLLSLYAVNPSPSNPMHSAIFLSYPQPPKTPGGPIMYGKGKKDMAFVGFYTIVLSFTREFIMQQMIRPLAVWCGIRGKGKTARFMEQVYTAIYFAIFGPLGLYVMRRSDIWYFNTTAMFEGFPHREHEGVFKAYYLLQASYWAQQAIVLLLQLEKPRKDFKELVGHHIITLALIALSYRFHFTYMGLAVYITHDISDFFLATSKTLNYLDSVIVAPYFGMFVGVWIYLRHVLNLKILWAVLTEFRTVGPFELNWETQQYKCWISQYITFALLASLQAVNLFWLFLILRILANYIFNSVAKDERSDDEESEEETVNEVESKATLATGIAKENVAPEVQVNGESVIGKPGPRTRSRKA, from the exons ATGGTGCGCCCACGTGGTCGGTCGCAATTGGGGGTGGACATTCGCGGCGACACCAGCGCGCCCGCAATGTCCACCATGAATGAAATCAGTCCAATTGAACCCACTTCCCCGGACTTGAGCAAG CAATTGGAGTCTCGCATGGCGGACAAGTTACCCGGCAAGACCCAGTCGAAGAGACGTCGTAATCGCTCGCTCCTTCACCGATTCGCCGATACCTGTCTCCGATACACATGGCTACTCCCATTGATCCTGACGCTTTTCCTGCTGTCGCTGTACGCAGTGAACCCGAGTCCATCCAACCCAATGCACAgcgccatcttcctctcctACCCGCAGCCTCCGAAGACACCTGGTGGACCAATCATGTacggcaagggcaagaaggacATGGCCTTTGTGGGCTTTTACACCATtgttctctctttcaccCGCGAGTTTATCATGCAACAGATGATCCGTCCCTTAGCCGTGTGGTGCGGGATTCgcggcaagggcaagaccGCGCGCTTCATGGAGCAGGTCTACACGGCGATTTATTTTGCCATCTTTGGTCCTCTGGGACTGTACGTGATGCGCCGGTCGGATATTTGGTATTTCAACACGACTGCGATGTTTGAAGGGTTCCCACATCGGGAGCATGAGGGCGTGTTCAAGGCGTATTACTTGCTGCAGGCGAGCTATTGGGCCCAGCAGGCCATTGTGCTCTTGTTGCAGCTGGAGAAGCCTCGCAAGGACTTTAAGGAGTTGGTCGGCCACCACATCATCACCTTGGCATTGATTGCACTGAGTTATCGTTTCCACTTCACCTACATGGGATTGGCGGTGTACATCACTCACGACATCTCGGACTTTTTCCTGGCG ACCTCGAAAACGCTCAACTACCTCGACTCGGTTATTGTCGCACCCTACTTTGGCATGTTTGTGGGGGTCTGGATCTATCTTCGCCATGTCCTGAACCTTAAGATCCTGTGGGCCGTCTTGACCGAGTTCCGCACCGTGGGTCCCTTTGAATTGAACTGGGAGACTCAGCAGTACAAGTGCTGGATCAGTCAATATATCACTTTCGCTCTGCTCGCTAGTCTGCAAGCTGTGAATCTGTTTTGGCTGTTCCTGATCCTGCGCATTCTGGCCAACTACATTTTCAACAGCGTGGCAAAGGATGAGCGctccgatgacgaggaatCGGAAGAGGAGACGGTGAATGAGGTTGAGTCCAAGGCTACATTGGCCACGGGCATCGCCAAGGAGAATGTGGCTCCAGAGGTACAAGTCAATGGCGAATCCGTGATTGGAAAGCCTGGTCCTCGGACGCGGAGCCGCAAGGCGTAA
- a CDS encoding Cullin-associated NEDD8-dissociated protein 1, N-terminal part, with amino-acid sequence MADRQMTQQTILGHLTKLNDPDADLRYMSLNDLYTILTSPSSTFLSSDHRSSTKLVEGLLKALDDQHGDVQNQALKCLGPLALRLPFESLVPLLESLSELTASQTIDTSVPNTAIRTIVDTLPRPQAGQPATQNAVTAYQAVSKVLIPRLIGSNHSSSGRRGSVVQGMLEKDPSKGFSSDAIDVLIKVVTCFGPLLSEHELAALQEPVMAIINNETAGTVVTKRALAAMSALVLYFSDNQLNTFVKRLTETLSSPNLSTVHRRHLIAAIGVIARSAPAKIGPHLDQLAPFVFSALGDDNLGQAN; translated from the exons ATGGCAGACCGTCAAATGACTCAGCAGACGATTCTTGGTCACCTAACCAAGCTCAACGATCCCGATGCCGATTTGCGATACATGTCCCTCAATGACCTCTACACGATTCTCACAAGCCCAAGCTCCACTTTTCTGTCCAGCGATCACCGCTCCTCCACCAAGCTTGTGGAGGGGCTTCTGAAGGCCTTGGATGACCAGCATGGAGATGTCCAAAACCAGGCATTGAAATG TCTTGGCCCGCTGGCTCTTCGACTTCCCTTTGAATCGCTCGTACCTCTTCTTGAGAGTCTGAGCGAACTCACTGCCTCTCAAACCATTGATACCTCAGTGCCCAATACCGCCATCCGTACGATTGTCGACACTCTGCCTCGCCCTCAAGCTGGCCAGCCAGCTACACAAAATGCCGTCACAGCGTACCAGGCTGTGTCCAAGGTGCTGATTCCACGGCTCATTGGGTCCAACCACTCGTCATCGGGAAGACGAGGATCCGTGGTGCAAGGGATGCTGGAGAAGGATCCCTCCAAAGGATTCAGTAGTGATGCAATTGATGTCCTGATCAAGGTAGTGACGTGTTTTGGACCTCTGCTCTCCGAGCATGAGCTTGCGGCGCTACAGGAGCCCGTGATGGCCATCATTAACAACGAGACCGCGGGAACTGTAGTGACCAAGCGTGCACTGGCGGCAATGTCCGCTCTGGTACTCTACTTCTCCGACAACCAGCTCAATACCTTTGTCAAGCGATTGACAGAGACGTTATCCTCCCCCAACCTTTCCACAGTGCACCGCCGACACTTGATCGCGGCGATTGGCGTGATTGCTCGCAGTGCTCCGGCGAAGATTGGACCTCATCTGGATCAACTTGCCCCCTTCGTCTTTTCTGCGTTAGGGGACGACAACCTTGGACAAGCAAACTGA
- a CDS encoding Chitin deacetylase, translating to MHWRGFLALFGVSVGLAHGFLHPPHRYITANDTKEALSHIESPHLHYRLASSKLEYQCGPDYGSCPSGTCCSSAGRSSFPRELKSGSHRRFGTGFCGTTVAHCRSPDCMIDYGRCDAHKSPTGPPTKDVLRPHLGRVPYSPQEIRSCTVPGTIALTFDDGPGRYTGDLLDLLDRYDARATFFVTGINNGKGQIDDPNLPWAEMIERMVVDGHQVASHTWSHEDLSKVTSEQRADQLLKNEGAIRNIIGSFPTYMRPPYSSCLPDSGCGQDLDDLGYHIVLYDIDTEDYKNDSPELIELSKGIFDRALKSGNPEHTSWLVIGHDIHEQTVHNLTEHMLKTSIDLGYRPVTVGECLRDPRDNWYRADSRWAGNKTKKEHPYRGPKNSTTPQVSLDGTCGANSTCFGSRFGLCCGSNNVCGNTTSHCGYGCNKKAGYCSVGVPSNGDALASSSPEAKSVRSEADSSPRVMGSAAVTSFALALVVAMWM from the coding sequence ATGCATTGGCGTGGGTTTCTGGCCTTGTTCGGGGTCTCCGTGGGCCTTGCTCATGGATTCTTGCATCCTCCCCATCGGTACATCACAGCCAACGACACAAAGGAGGCCTTGAGCCATATCGAAAGCCCTCATCTACATTACAGGCTTGCTTCTTCCAAGCTTGAGTACCAGTGCGGTCCTGACTACGGATCTTGCCCCAGCGGTACATGCTGCTCGAGTGCAGGTAGGTCATCATTTCCTCGAGAACTCAAATCAGGATCTCACCGTCGATTTGGGACAGGCTTCTGTGGGACAACTGTTGCTCATTGCCGGTCTCCTGACTGCATGATTGACTACGGACGATGTGATGCTCACAAGTCTCCGACGGGACCGCCAACCAAGGATGTCCTCCGCCCTCATCTCGGGCGTGTGCCATACAGCCCACAGGAGATTCGTTCTTGCACTGTGCCGGGGACTATCGCGCTCACGTTTGATGACGGCCCCGGCCGTTACACTGGCGATCTCttggatcttcttgatcgATACGACGCACGGGCAACATTCTTTGTCACCGGCATCAATAACGGCAAAGGTCAAATTGACGATCCGAATCTGCCCTGGGCCGAAATGATCGAGAGGATGGTCGTTGACGGCCACCAGGTTGCCAGTCACACGTGGTCGCATGAAGATCTCAGCAAGGTCACTTCGGAGCAACGTGCTGATCAGCTGCTGAAGAATGAGGGGGCTATTCGAAACATCATTGGAAGCTTTCCCACCTATATGCGTCCACCATACTCGAGCTGTCTTCCTGATTCGGGTTGTGGGCAGGACCTTGACGATCTGGGATACCACATCGTCCTCTACGACATCGACACAGAAGATTACAAGAATGACAGCCCAGAACTCATTGAGTTGTCCAAGGGCATTTTCGATCGCGCCTTGAAGAGCGGAAACCCCGAACATACTTCTTGGCTGGTCATCGGCCACGACATCCATGAACAGACTGTCCACAACCTGACCGAGCACATGCTCAAGACCAGTATAGATCTTGGATACCGCCCGGTCACAGTCGGTGAGTGTCTGCGGGATCCGCGCGACAATTGGTATCGCGCCGATAGTCGCTGGGCAGGAAACAAGACCAAAAAGGAGCATCCGTACCGGGGGCCGAAAAATTCTACCACTCCTCAGGTATCTTTGGACGGCACTTGTGGAGCGAACTCTACTTGTTTTGGCTCTCGCTTTGGACTCTGCTGTGGCAGCAACAATGTCTGCGGAAACACCACCTCCCATTGCGGCTACGGCTGCAACAAAAAGGCCGGGTATTGCTCCGTCGGTGTTCCGTCGAATGGGGATGCTCTAGCCTCTAGCTCTCCTGAAGCCAAAAGCGTTCGATCAGAGGCAGATTCCAGCCCCCGGGTCATGGGGAGTGCGGCTGTCACCTCATTTGCATTGGCTTTGGTCGTTGCGATGTGGATGTAA